Proteins co-encoded in one Leptodactylus fuscus isolate aLepFus1 chromosome 4, aLepFus1.hap2, whole genome shotgun sequence genomic window:
- the RAD54B gene encoding DNA repair and recombination protein RAD54B — MEGKDIGKGSGYKLKDLESLEEGHTLMIGGKEIEVMGTISAEDYTSGRCFHSAVMASTQTPADYAPLKPFTNPVKDGRKESNTSRDLQNCKPRHDPSAPNSIVLPRPSKCHQQMFNKSGYPVVDVVVDPYLAVHLRPHQKEGILFLYECVMGMRVSGQFGAILADEMGLGKTLQCIALIWTLLRQGPYGGKPVLKRALIVTPGSLVKNWRKEFQKWLGTERMRVFAVDQDHKVEEFLGSPLYSVLIISYEMLLRSLEQLQTLSFDLIICDEGHRLKNSSIKTTSALSSLSCGRRIILSGTPVQNDLQEFYALIDFVNPGILGSLSTYRKIYEEPIIRSREPSANKEEKKLGDERAIELGRLTGLFVLRRTQEVINKFLPPKIESIVFCKPSEFQLDLYKKLLSSCLVRCCLQGSGDSSPHLVCIGALKKLCNHPCLLYKTIQEKSSNVVCEEQSIYETLAEIFPSDYSTNTVSEAESGKLQVLTKLLLAIREHSPLERVVLVSNYTQTLNILQDVCQQHGYKCTRLDGQTPVTHRQQIVDAFNSKYSSDFIFLLSSKAGGVGLNLIGACHLILYDIDWNPANDIQAMARVWRDGQQRTVHIYRLLTTGTLEEKIYQRQISKQGLSGAVVDLGKKSEHIRFSVDELRDLFTLHEDSDCVTHDLLECDCTQTKHLPDDATENHFKPRSGHLGKKAEKNISMSELMQWKHFTMQSYSGEPLLQPGREYISFVFQNTSNKC; from the exons ATGGAAGGCAAAGACATTGGGAAAG GGTCGGGATACAAGCTGAAGGATCTGGAAAGCTTGGAAGAAGGCCACACATTGATGATCGGTGGAAAGGAGATTGAGGTGATGGGGACAATCTCCGCAGAGGATTACACCAGTGGCAGATGTTTTCACTCAGCAGTTATGGCCTCCACCCAGACACCTGCAGATTACGCCCCACTGAAACCATTCACTAATCCGGTGAAAGATGGACGAAAGGAAAGCAACACCTCAAGAGACCTTCAGAACTGCAAACCTCGACACGATCCCAGCGCACCAA actcCATAGTACTGCCAAGACCATCGAAATGTCACCAACAAATGTTCAATAAATCTGGCTACCCTGTTGTAGATGTAGTGGTGGATCCATATCTAGCTGTCCATCTCCGACCCCATCAAAAAGAAGGCATACTGTTTCTTTATGAATGTGTGATGGGCATGAG GGTCAGTGGACAGTTTGGAGCTATCCTCGCCGATGAGATGGGCCTAGGCAAAACGCTCCAGTGTATAGCTTTGATCTGGACTCTTCTGCGCCAAGGTCCGTATGGGGGGAAGCCTGTCTTGAAGAGAGCTCTGATAGTTACCCCAGGGAGCCTGGTGAAGAACTGGAGGAAGGAGTTTCAGAAGTGGCTGGGGACGGAGAGAATGAGAGTGTTTGCAGTCGATCAG GATCACAAAGTGGAAGAATTCCTGGGTTCTCCTTTGTACTCGGTGCTCATCATCAGCTACGAGATGTTATTACGCTCTCTGGAACAGCTACAGACCCTGAGCTTCGATCTCATCATCTGCGACGAGGGACATCGCCTGAAAAACAGCTCGATAAAAACCACTTCAGCGCTCAGCAGCTTGTCATGCGGCAGAAGGATCATCCTGTCTG GCACCCCAGTCCAGAACGATCTCCAGGAATTTTATGCATTGATCGACTTTGTAAATCCAGGAATTCTCGGCTCTCTGTCGACCTACAGAAAAATATACGAAGAGCCAATAATTAGATCCCGTGAGCCTTCAGCTAATAAA gaagaaaaaaaattaggaGATGAAAGAGCGATAGAACTGGGACGCCTAACTGGTCTATTTGTTCTCCGGAGAACCCAGGAGGTTATTAACAAGTTTCTGCCCCCTAAGATCGAGAGCATTGTTTTCTGTAAGCCCTCCGAGTTCCAGCTCGATCTTTATAAAAAGCTTCTGAGTTCCTGTCTGGTTAGGTGTTGTTTACAAGGCTCAGGGGACAGCAGTCCGCACCTTGTGTGTATTGGGGCGCTGAAGAAACTCTGCAACCACCCATGTCTGCTTTATAAAACCATCCAG GAAAAAAGCAGCAATGTGGTCTGCGAGGAGCAGAGCATCTACGAAACGTTAGCGGAGATCTTTCCTAGTGATTATAGCACAAATACAGTTTCTGAGGCGGAATCTGGAAAGCTGCAGGTCTTAACTAAATTATTACTAGCTATAAGAGAGCACAGCCCCTTGGAGAG AGTGGTTCTGGTCTCCAATTATACCCAGACCTTAAACATACTACAGGACGTGTGTCAGCAGCATGGCTATAAGTGCACCAGATTGGACGGGCAGACGCCGGTCACACACAGGCAGCAAATTGTGGACGCATTTAACAGCAAGTATTCATCAGATTTTATTTTCCTACTGAGTTCCAAAGCTGGCGGTGTGGGGCTGAACCTGATCGGAGCCTGCCATTTAATCCTATATGACATCGACTGGAATCCGGCGAATGACATACAG GCAATGGCTCGTGTGTGGAGGGATGGTCAGCAgcgtactgtacatatatacaggctCCTAACCACTG GTACATTAGAAGAAAAGATCTACCAGAGGCAGATAAGTAAGCAGGGTCTCTCTGGGGCGGTGGTTGATTTGGGCAAGAAATCTGAACATATTCGATTTTCTGTGGATGAACTCCGAGATCTCTTCACTCTGCATGAAGACTCCGACTGTGTAACCCACGACCTGCTGGAATGTGACTGTACACAAACCAAACACCTTCCAG atgaTGCCACGGAAAATCACTTCAAGCCCCGGAGCGGTCACCTAGGCAAGAAGGCCGAAAAGAATATCTCCATGTCTGAACTGATGCAATGGAAACACTTTACCATGCAGAGTTATTCTGGTGAGCCGCTGCTCCAGCCAGGCAGGGAATACATTTCTTTTGTTTTCCAGAACACATCAAACAAGTGCTAA